One genomic window of Leptospira saintgironsiae includes the following:
- a CDS encoding EAL domain-containing protein — translation MKNQENGSSDESPKRSVILCVDDELIILRGLKEQLKSAFGKTYQIEAADSAELALQIVEECNQAGIHIPAILSDQVMPGIRGDEFLIRIQETNPNTRKIMLTGQASAESVGNALNKANLYRYLSKPWDSNDLLMTVKEAVRSYESDISLSELNKKLEEALLYNRDSGLPNLESLRRRLDLAVEEKEDSLLALIRIESTSLTTRDFGVSLYKDLMKKFLDSMKSILGNYGEIFHVYEDEVAILSKVSEEEFLPHLIAFRILLRSDYFTASGISFRINATIATASGKKDLYYKARLALVKASQEPEFDSESGIYSYTEKMDDQDLYKINMDLGKRLNQAIHSGNVVPYFQGIMDNQTGKVEKFECLARIVEDGKVYAPASFLYLAKSTGLLRRISPILFEKALRKFSESSYSFSINLSETELESPSFPKWASSRMEHYGIDPSRVTFEILETASFHGNPERLKVIAELKELGSKIAIDDFGVEHSNFSRLLEIQPDFIKIDGKFIQSLERNRTAFILTSAITELAHRIGAKVVAEFVSTPEELKVVRSLGIEYSQGYLIMQPSPDITPVSIKIIE, via the coding sequence GTGAAAAACCAAGAAAATGGATCATCAGATGAATCACCTAAAAGATCGGTGATTTTATGCGTCGACGACGAGTTGATCATTTTGAGGGGACTCAAAGAACAACTTAAATCCGCCTTTGGAAAAACTTACCAAATAGAAGCTGCAGACAGCGCAGAGCTAGCTCTCCAAATAGTAGAAGAATGTAACCAGGCAGGAATTCATATCCCCGCAATATTAAGCGACCAGGTGATGCCTGGGATTAGAGGGGACGAGTTTCTGATCCGTATCCAAGAAACAAATCCTAATACCAGGAAGATCATGCTCACTGGACAGGCGAGTGCAGAGTCCGTGGGAAATGCTTTGAATAAAGCAAACTTATATAGATATCTTTCCAAACCCTGGGACTCAAACGATCTACTCATGACTGTAAAAGAAGCAGTCCGTTCTTATGAATCAGATATATCTCTTTCTGAACTGAATAAAAAATTAGAAGAAGCGTTACTTTATAATAGAGACTCTGGACTTCCTAATTTGGAATCTTTAAGAAGAAGATTGGATCTCGCAGTGGAAGAAAAAGAAGATTCTCTTCTCGCGTTGATACGTATAGAATCCACTTCTTTGACCACAAGAGATTTTGGAGTTTCTCTCTATAAGGATTTAATGAAGAAGTTCCTGGATTCTATGAAATCTATTCTGGGAAACTATGGAGAAATTTTCCATGTATACGAGGATGAGGTTGCGATACTTTCCAAAGTATCAGAAGAGGAGTTCCTTCCTCATTTGATCGCATTTCGGATACTTCTCCGCTCTGATTATTTTACTGCTTCCGGAATTTCTTTTAGGATCAACGCAACCATAGCCACTGCTAGTGGAAAAAAAGATCTATATTATAAAGCGAGACTTGCACTCGTAAAAGCAAGCCAAGAGCCAGAATTCGATTCAGAATCAGGGATCTATTCCTATACTGAGAAGATGGACGACCAGGATCTGTATAAGATCAATATGGATCTGGGGAAAAGGCTGAACCAAGCAATCCACTCTGGAAATGTAGTGCCTTATTTCCAAGGGATCATGGACAACCAAACTGGTAAGGTCGAAAAATTTGAATGCCTCGCCAGGATCGTAGAAGATGGAAAAGTATATGCGCCTGCGAGTTTTTTGTATCTAGCAAAGTCGACTGGACTTTTGAGAAGGATTAGTCCTATACTTTTCGAAAAAGCACTTCGTAAATTTTCAGAGTCTTCTTATTCATTTTCTATCAATCTGTCTGAGACAGAATTAGAGAGCCCAAGTTTTCCAAAATGGGCTTCTTCTCGTATGGAACATTACGGAATTGATCCGTCTAGAGTGACATTTGAAATTTTAGAAACTGCAAGTTTTCACGGAAATCCGGAAAGACTGAAAGTGATCGCAGAACTGAAAGAGTTGGGATCGAAAATTGCAATCGATGATTTTGGAGTAGAACACTCTAATTTTTCCAGATTATTGGAGATCCAACCTGACTTCATTAAGATAGATGGAAAATTTATTCAGTCTTTGGAAAGAAATCGAACTGCATTCATTCTAACTTCTGCCATCACGGAGCTTGCTCACAGAATTGGAGCAAAAGTAGTCGCGGAATTCGTTTCTACTCCGGAAGAATTGAAGGTTGTACGTTCTCTGGGCATAGAATATTCGCAAGGATACCTAATTATGCAGCCTTCTCCTGACATAACCCCAGTTTCGATAAAAATTATTGAGTAG
- a CDS encoding peroxidase family protein, giving the protein MIKIIFENDKEVFLEPSELNKPLLQISLDAGIPHIHACGGNARCSTCRVLIQEGDENLLPRNEKETALAQKKGFPDNVRLACQTKTTGDIVLRRLVIDEADQALASTFSDLTSGIEKPVAILFSDIRGFTSFSESHLPYDVVHILNRYFYRMGDKVLKYGGIIDKYIGDGLMAIFGLEDPDPVRSNLSAIRSALEMRSELENLNTYLQNHLGSEFEIGIGINYGTAILGKLGHPLSMSFTAIGDTVNSASRIETTTKKAGAKILISQKVYESVKERINKGRSFETKLKGKTGNYRVHEVLGTKNNCEGSIWQETGYRIWDKIDPTEAGAWLRMVFHASSIFSADGEWLGLEGSIRFPTILNDENNRGVTKQLEAIIHLKEDLEKEGRVGIPSLADMIALSGALALQKAGGPQVHILPGRKDSSYPNGRMLMPVDSPDIKDSLDYFSMMGFSTRDTVLLLGVHTLGWHAKGSFTETPNIFNNHYFRDLLLDGGVKMLATDRALLASEETKRMVMEYALSESLFFKDFQGLYQRLVEQKRLEES; this is encoded by the coding sequence ATGATAAAAATTATCTTCGAAAACGATAAGGAAGTTTTCCTCGAACCTTCCGAATTAAACAAGCCATTATTACAAATTTCACTGGATGCAGGAATCCCTCATATACACGCATGTGGAGGTAACGCACGTTGTTCTACATGTAGGGTATTGATCCAAGAAGGAGATGAAAACCTTCTTCCCCGCAACGAAAAAGAAACGGCGTTAGCTCAGAAGAAAGGATTTCCGGATAACGTAAGGCTCGCCTGCCAAACAAAAACCACAGGTGATATCGTACTCAGAAGATTAGTCATAGATGAGGCGGATCAGGCTCTTGCTTCTACATTTTCCGATCTGACCTCTGGGATAGAAAAACCAGTGGCGATCTTATTTAGTGATATTAGAGGCTTTACAAGTTTTTCAGAAAGTCATTTGCCTTATGATGTAGTCCATATTCTAAATCGTTACTTTTATAGAATGGGTGATAAGGTACTTAAATATGGTGGGATCATCGATAAGTATATAGGCGATGGACTTATGGCGATTTTCGGTTTAGAAGATCCAGATCCAGTCCGTTCAAATCTAAGCGCAATCCGATCCGCTCTGGAGATGAGATCTGAATTAGAAAATTTGAATACATATCTTCAAAATCATTTGGGATCCGAATTCGAAATTGGAATTGGGATCAATTATGGAACTGCAATCCTTGGAAAATTAGGTCATCCATTGAGCATGTCATTCACTGCGATCGGAGACACAGTTAACTCAGCAAGTAGGATCGAAACAACTACGAAGAAGGCAGGCGCCAAGATCTTAATTTCCCAAAAGGTTTATGAATCCGTAAAGGAAAGAATAAATAAGGGAAGAAGTTTCGAAACGAAGCTGAAAGGTAAAACCGGAAATTATAGAGTTCATGAAGTATTAGGAACCAAAAATAATTGTGAAGGAAGCATTTGGCAAGAAACAGGATATAGGATCTGGGACAAGATTGATCCGACAGAAGCTGGAGCTTGGCTTCGTATGGTATTTCATGCTTCTTCCATCTTCTCCGCAGATGGAGAATGGTTAGGCCTCGAAGGTTCTATTCGTTTTCCTACAATCCTAAATGATGAGAATAATCGCGGAGTCACAAAACAATTAGAAGCAATCATCCATTTAAAAGAAGATTTGGAAAAAGAAGGAAGAGTTGGAATTCCTTCTCTTGCTGATATGATCGCACTTTCTGGCGCTCTTGCACTCCAAAAAGCAGGAGGACCTCAGGTCCATATTCTTCCAGGAAGAAAGGATTCCAGTTATCCGAACGGAAGAATGTTAATGCCTGTAGATAGTCCTGATATAAAAGATTCTCTGGATTATTTTTCTATGATGGGATTTTCCACAAGAGATACAGTTTTACTCTTGGGAGTCCATACTTTGGGCTGGCATGCTAAGGGATCTTTTACGGAGACTCCGAATATATTCAATAATCATTATTTTAGAGATCTACTTTTGGATGGTGGGGTCAAAATGCTCGCTACAGATCGGGCTCTACTCGCTTCCGAAGAAACCAAAAGAATGGTGATGGAATACGCGCTCAGCGAATCCTTATTTTTCAAAGACTTCCAAGGACTTTACCAAAGATTGGTAGAACAAAAACGATTGGAAGAATCCTGA
- a CDS encoding response regulator: MEKAILFVDDEALILMSMKSQVKRHLGDTYRYETALDASEAMQIIEELVTEGVKILIVISDWLMPNIKGDEFLRIVHQRYPEIQKIIITGHADIASVEALKKEINLYSYLKKPWDEKELVTTITSALK; this comes from the coding sequence GTGGAGAAAGCGATTCTTTTTGTTGATGATGAAGCGCTCATTTTGATGAGTATGAAGTCCCAAGTCAAAAGACATCTGGGTGATACTTATCGTTATGAGACTGCTCTAGATGCGTCCGAAGCGATGCAAATCATCGAAGAATTAGTAACTGAGGGAGTCAAGATCCTGATCGTAATTTCCGACTGGCTGATGCCGAATATCAAGGGAGACGAATTTTTGAGAATCGTTCACCAAAGATATCCGGAGATCCAAAAGATCATCATTACAGGTCATGCGGACATTGCTTCCGTTGAAGCTTTAAAAAAAGAGATCAATTTATACAGCTACTTGAAAAAGCCCTGGGACGAAAAAGAATTAGTAACCACTATCACCTCAGCCCTTAAATAA
- a CDS encoding ATP-binding protein: MSLRTRFSLYCAIVLFAFSVLLTLLVAAAAFYDSKVSSQEAAFAKAEGASFEVRKIFSEAISKVGEVKTRWELTRPSRASVEKDLVDLFQNDKRFLGAGAVFEPNLFDGKDSSFIGRKGSNSNGRFVPYFHRSVKNPDEISLEESVYYDNTDESGNYYQIPKATLSDFVGEPYFYPLEGVNIFMISLIRPISRQGRFIGIVGLDLKLSDLEEELFSKRPFGDGHLALISPGGKYAVHGAKGILQGKNAGTPEVKDSIQKSLASGQPFAYLVEGGNSYIFPFSMGTYGKNWAIEVYVPDSVLWKDLGPIILRCLLITFALLPVCLYFLDRFFCKFVSEGLTEATTFADSLGAGNYSAQIPTRKFQDEIHHLFITLENMKEKLLAAIDQQIRSEKILRESAEIYSRNEIIRLQKEELEVALGELKTAQETLLRNERLAAIGRISGAVSHQINNPLGAIGASRENISFYVKRVVALLPFLFEYLSKGPESEREFFNITLKRTLENHKEQIGKKFRETRHSIEAFLKQEQIEEAGDKAAVVAELGFADCPEFILQLCRCSEWERISEFLMAVRGLEISEEVIHRSTDRMYKIVSALETYSGIAKEDKERWIKVSDTMEVVLGVYEGAGGNRVTVERNYISEATMRCVPEDLVRLWTQIVDNAYQAMSGEGTLKVNIYDAESKVICEVEDSGSGIPKNIREKVGEVLSSGKSEGEGAGIGLAVAASISKKYGGSWNWESEPGCTIFRFSFPKSE, from the coding sequence ATGAGCCTTCGAACGCGCTTCTCTCTTTATTGCGCTATTGTTCTATTTGCATTCTCCGTTTTGCTAACCTTGTTGGTGGCCGCGGCCGCATTCTATGATTCCAAAGTTTCTTCCCAAGAAGCTGCGTTTGCAAAAGCAGAAGGTGCATCCTTCGAAGTGCGTAAAATTTTTTCAGAAGCAATTTCCAAGGTGGGAGAAGTTAAAACTCGTTGGGAACTTACTCGTCCTTCTCGCGCTTCCGTTGAAAAAGATCTAGTGGATCTTTTTCAGAATGATAAAAGATTTTTAGGAGCTGGTGCAGTTTTCGAACCAAATCTTTTTGATGGAAAAGATTCTTCCTTTATAGGTCGTAAGGGTTCCAACTCAAATGGTAGATTTGTTCCTTACTTTCATAGAAGTGTCAAAAACCCAGATGAGATCAGTTTAGAAGAAAGTGTCTATTATGATAATACCGACGAAAGTGGCAACTATTACCAAATCCCTAAAGCTACGTTAAGTGACTTTGTTGGAGAACCTTATTTTTATCCATTAGAAGGAGTGAATATTTTTATGATCTCCTTGATCAGGCCTATTAGCCGCCAAGGAAGATTTATAGGGATTGTTGGTTTAGATCTGAAACTTTCGGATCTGGAAGAAGAATTATTTTCCAAAAGACCATTCGGTGACGGACATTTGGCATTAATCTCTCCGGGTGGAAAATATGCGGTTCATGGTGCAAAAGGGATACTGCAAGGAAAGAATGCAGGAACTCCTGAAGTAAAAGATTCCATTCAAAAATCCTTAGCCTCGGGGCAACCTTTTGCTTATTTAGTAGAAGGTGGGAACTCCTACATTTTCCCATTCAGCATGGGAACCTACGGAAAGAATTGGGCCATAGAAGTATATGTTCCGGATTCGGTTCTTTGGAAAGATCTTGGGCCTATTATCCTAAGATGTTTACTCATTACATTCGCTCTTCTGCCTGTATGTTTATATTTTCTGGATAGATTCTTTTGCAAGTTCGTATCAGAAGGTTTAACTGAAGCGACTACTTTTGCGGATTCTTTAGGAGCTGGAAATTATTCCGCTCAGATACCTACTCGAAAATTCCAGGATGAGATCCATCATCTTTTTATAACATTGGAAAATATGAAGGAGAAGTTACTGGCCGCGATCGATCAACAGATCCGTTCAGAAAAGATCCTAAGAGAATCCGCTGAAATTTATTCACGTAACGAAATTATCCGTCTTCAAAAAGAAGAATTAGAAGTTGCTTTAGGGGAATTAAAAACCGCACAAGAAACCTTACTTAGAAATGAAAGGTTAGCGGCTATCGGTAGGATATCTGGGGCTGTTAGTCACCAGATCAATAATCCACTCGGGGCAATTGGAGCTTCCAGAGAGAATATTTCCTTTTATGTGAAGAGAGTTGTGGCACTTCTGCCTTTTCTGTTTGAATATTTGAGTAAGGGTCCCGAGTCTGAGAGAGAATTTTTTAATATTACTTTAAAAAGAACATTAGAAAACCATAAAGAACAGATTGGCAAAAAGTTCAGAGAGACCAGACATTCTATCGAAGCATTTTTAAAACAGGAACAAATAGAAGAGGCAGGGGATAAGGCGGCTGTCGTTGCAGAGCTTGGATTTGCGGATTGCCCTGAGTTTATTCTTCAATTATGCAGATGTTCCGAATGGGAACGTATTTCTGAATTTTTGATGGCCGTCCGAGGATTAGAAATTTCAGAGGAAGTCATTCACAGATCCACTGATAGAATGTACAAAATTGTATCCGCTTTAGAAACATATTCAGGGATCGCAAAAGAAGATAAAGAAAGATGGATTAAAGTTTCCGACACAATGGAAGTTGTGCTTGGGGTATACGAAGGCGCTGGCGGAAACAGAGTCACAGTCGAAAGAAATTATATTTCAGAAGCTACCATGAGATGTGTTCCAGAAGATCTGGTAAGACTTTGGACTCAAATAGTGGATAACGCATACCAAGCAATGTCCGGCGAAGGGACACTTAAAGTAAATATCTATGACGCAGAATCCAAGGTAATCTGCGAAGTGGAAGATAGCGGCTCTGGTATTCCTAAAAATATTAGAGAGAAGGTGGGAGAAGTTTTATCTTCCGGAAAATCGGAAGGAGAAGGTGCAGGTATTGGACTTGCCGTTGCTGCTTCCATTTCCAAAAAATACGGTGGCAGCTGGAATTGGGAAAGTGAACCCGGCTGCACTATCTTTCGCTTTTCTTTTCCAAAATCAGAATAA
- a CDS encoding methyl-accepting chemotaxis protein, with translation MSIRYRISLYLSIVLLTGSFVLAGINSFSSYFSLKSQVDSGSTMAGKRYQYEISNFLNSVLGSLRGFQFMLETSHPNRDEMVSSLKKLAETDSHFFGTWVLYEPNAFDGQDARYKNAPYHDVTGRFVPYWNRATGELKITVAESYDVDDTISFYYRIPKKTQKDFISDPYVYSVSGKDVLMVSMVKPILRNGKFVGTVGTDIAMENLQELLGPIRPFRGEGYLALVSPDGLYAANGGDPSLVGKAIPEENIRAQVKELSSKGEDFQIKGASHTRYFFPFLLGNYDKPWAVEVSIPDSIFWSDMRGVILQTILSSLIIMVIILIILNLIFNKLITTGLLEAIGFSEKIADGDLTSHMEITREDEIGKLLKSMDMMKVNLSKIISDIKTSSTKLNTTSDQMAESSRNFSDVAQAQASAAEESSAAVEELAASAENVRRSMEKAIENMKEIDTNVVLLREQIGTINNEMQILSQVASESQERAVTGENAMGATNQAMDEIGESASRINEILSIITEISEKTNLLALNAAIEAARAGEAGKGFAVVAEEIGKLASQTSSSVQEIGELVDSTNNAVHNGNTKVKEASDILRKLRTSVDSFGLSAKKVLESVKTQEKNTQDIHQSANFLMSFSLQIEEAVQEQKRATDEITKTIVSISEGTQEVASGADDLTSYSGEMHQQSEGLLKSVDKFKL, from the coding sequence ATGAGTATCAGATATAGGATTTCACTTTATTTATCGATCGTACTTTTGACCGGTTCCTTTGTTCTGGCGGGTATCAATTCATTTTCTTCTTATTTCAGTTTAAAGTCACAGGTGGATTCAGGATCTACTATGGCAGGTAAACGTTATCAATATGAGATTTCTAACTTTCTGAATTCAGTTTTGGGATCTTTAAGAGGTTTTCAATTTATGTTGGAAACTTCTCATCCTAATAGAGACGAAATGGTCTCCTCTCTAAAAAAGTTAGCCGAAACAGATTCTCATTTTTTCGGGACCTGGGTATTATACGAACCTAATGCTTTTGATGGACAGGATGCAAGATACAAAAATGCACCTTACCATGACGTAACTGGTAGGTTTGTGCCATATTGGAATAGAGCGACTGGTGAATTAAAAATTACGGTTGCAGAATCTTATGACGTAGATGATACGATCAGCTTTTATTATCGAATTCCTAAAAAGACCCAGAAAGATTTTATTTCAGATCCTTATGTATATTCCGTAAGTGGAAAAGATGTACTAATGGTTTCTATGGTTAAACCAATCCTACGAAACGGAAAATTTGTAGGAACTGTCGGAACAGATATCGCCATGGAAAATCTCCAAGAACTCTTGGGGCCCATCCGACCATTTAGAGGAGAGGGTTATCTTGCATTAGTTTCTCCCGACGGGCTCTATGCAGCAAATGGTGGAGATCCTTCTTTAGTGGGTAAGGCAATTCCAGAAGAGAATATCCGTGCCCAGGTAAAAGAGCTAAGTTCGAAAGGAGAAGATTTTCAGATCAAGGGTGCAAGTCACACCAGATATTTTTTTCCATTCTTATTAGGAAATTATGATAAACCTTGGGCGGTAGAAGTATCCATCCCTGATTCAATCTTTTGGTCGGATATGAGAGGAGTGATCTTACAGACGATTTTATCTTCTCTCATTATCATGGTGATAATCCTGATCATTCTGAATTTGATCTTTAATAAACTCATCACAACTGGATTATTAGAAGCGATTGGTTTTTCAGAGAAGATTGCAGATGGAGATTTGACTTCTCATATGGAAATCACGAGGGAAGATGAGATAGGAAAACTACTCAAATCCATGGATATGATGAAAGTAAACCTTTCTAAGATCATATCGGATATCAAAACATCTTCTACTAAACTAAATACCACCTCAGATCAAATGGCAGAGTCCAGCCGTAACTTCTCGGATGTAGCTCAGGCACAAGCCTCAGCCGCGGAAGAATCATCAGCTGCGGTAGAAGAGCTTGCAGCATCTGCTGAGAATGTTCGTAGATCTATGGAGAAAGCGATTGAGAACATGAAGGAGATAGATACAAACGTAGTCTTACTCCGAGAGCAGATCGGAACTATTAACAACGAAATGCAAATATTGTCTCAAGTTGCATCAGAATCCCAGGAACGAGCAGTGACTGGAGAGAATGCGATGGGTGCCACGAACCAAGCCATGGATGAGATTGGAGAAAGTGCTAGTCGTATTAATGAGATCTTATCTATCATCACTGAAATTTCCGAAAAAACAAATCTTCTTGCCTTGAACGCTGCAATTGAAGCGGCGCGTGCAGGAGAAGCGGGTAAAGGATTTGCAGTAGTTGCAGAAGAGATCGGCAAACTTGCGTCTCAAACTTCTTCTTCAGTGCAAGAGATTGGAGAGCTTGTTGATTCCACCAATAATGCAGTTCATAACGGAAACACTAAGGTTAAAGAAGCGAGTGACATACTTCGTAAACTTAGGACGTCAGTGGATTCATTCGGTTTATCAGCGAAGAAGGTATTAGAATCCGTTAAAACCCAAGAGAAGAATACCCAAGATATCCATCAATCAGCAAATTTTCTCATGAGTTTCAGTTTACAGATAGAAGAAGCGGTCCAAGAACAAAAACGTGCTACTGATGAGATCACTAAGACTATTGTAAGTATTTCAGAAGGTACCCAGGAAGTTGCTTCTGGAGCGGATGATCTAACTTCTTATTCAGGTGAGATGCACCAACAATCCGAAGGACTTCTTAAATCTGTAGATAAGTTTAAACTTTAA